Proteins from one Parasteatoda tepidariorum isolate YZ-2023 chromosome 4, CAS_Ptep_4.0, whole genome shotgun sequence genomic window:
- the LOC107441201 gene encoding proteasome subunit beta type-7 codes for MATDCVSSLPTPGFKFNNCLRNAYMTSKGYPVPKAKKTGTTIVGMVFKDGVILGADTRATSGSIVADKNCEKIHYMAPNMYCCGAGTAADTEQVTKMIASQLELHRLATDRVVPVCVANRLLYQYLFRYQGHVGAALILGGVDESGPSIYSIHPHGSYQKAPFDCTGSGSLAAMSVFETRWKPDMALEEGKELVHDAIAAGIFNDLGSGSIVDLCVITSDGVDYIRPYKVANVKGQIFGKYSYPPGTTPILSSQTVELEVVETTVKQNDEDMEVEA; via the exons ATGGCTACCGATTGTGTTTCAAGTTTGCCGACTCctggatttaaatttaataactgtttaaG AAATGCATACATGACTTCAAAAGGATATCCTGTTCCAAAAGCTAAAAAAACAGGTACAACCATTGTTGGCATGGTCTTTAag gaTGGTGTGATTCTTGGAGCTGATACTCGAGCTACTTCAGGCTCAATTGTTGCTGATAAGAATTGTGAGAAAATTCACTACATGGCTCCCAATATGTA ttgttGTGGTGCTGGCACAGCTGCTGATACTGAACAAGTTACTAAGATGATAGCATCTCAATTGGAGCTTCATCGACTGGCAACAGATCGTGTCGTTCCTGTGTGTGTAGCTAATCGTTTACTCTATCAGTACCTTTTCAG ATATCAAGGTCATGTTGGTGCTGCCTTAATTCTTGGAGGAGTGGACGAAAGTGGTCCTAGTATCTATTCTATCCATCCTCATGGATCTTATCAAAAGGCACCCTTTGACTGCACAGGTTCAGGATCCTTAGCTGCAATGTCTGTCTTTGAAACTAGATGGAAACCAGATATGGCA cttgaAGAAGGGAAGGAGTTGGTTCATGATGCCATTGCTGCtggtatttttaatgatttaggaTCAGGTAGCATTGTTGATCTGTGTGTTATTACAAGTGATGGAGTAGATTACATCCGTCCCTATAAAGTTGCTAACGTGAAAGGACAAAT tTTTGGAAAGTATAGCTATCCTCCTGGTACTACTCCAATATTATCTTCGCAAACGGTTGAGTTAGAAGTTGTTGAAACAACTGTAAAACAAAATGATGAAGATATGGAAGTTGAAGCATAA